The genomic region AACCCTGCTCAACAAACGCGGGACAAGCTGGCGCAAACTCGATGCCGAAACACAGCAAAAAGTGCTGTCCTCGACGGCGGAGGCCGTCAAACTGATGTCCGAAATGCCGAGCCTGATCAAGCGTCCCGTATTGGAGTGCGGCGGCAAGGTTTACGCCAGCTTCAGCGAAGAAACCTACGACGGCATCTTCAACCGGCAAGCCCCGTGCAGACAGGGATAAAAACCGTTACAATACCCGACTTGAATTTCCCATTCTATATCCCGATTTAAAATATGTTCCATTCCATCGAAAAATACAGAACGCCCGCCCAAGTCCTTTTGGGCCTGATTGCATTAACCTTCGTCGGCTTCGGGGTCAGCACGGTATCCCATCCGGGTGCCGACTACATCGTCCAAGTGGGCGACGAAAAAATCAGCGACCACTCCATCAACAACGCCATACAGAACGAACAGGCGGACGGCGGCGGCCCTTCGCGCGACGCGGTGTTCCAATCCCTGCTACAACGCGCCTACCTGAAACAGGGCGCGAAGCTGATGGGCATTTCGGTTTCTTCCGAACAAATCAAGCAGATTATCGTGGACGATCCCAATTTCCACGACGCAAACGGCAAATTCGACCACGCGCTTTTAAACCGCTACCTTTCCCAACGCCATATGTCTGAAGACCAGTTTGTCGAAGAAATCCGCGATCAGTTTGCCTTGCAGAATTTGGTAAACCTCGTCCAAAACGGCGTATTGGTCGGCGACGCGCAGGCGGAACAGCTGATCAGGCTGACGCAGGTCAACCGCACCATCCGTTCGCACACTTTCAACCCCGACGAGTTCATCGCCCAAGTCAAAGTGTCTGAAGCCGATTTGCAGAAATTTTATAATGCGAACAAAAAAGACTATCTGCTGCCGCAGGCGGTCAAATTAGAATATGTCGCCTTGAATCTGAAGGATTTTGCAGACAAACAGACCGTCAGTGAAACGGAAGTGAAAAATGCGTTTGAAGAGCGCGTGGCGCGTTTGCCGACAAATGAAGCCAAACCTTCTTTCGAGCAGGAAAAAGCCGCCGTCGAAAACGAATTGAAAATGAAAAAGGCGGTTGCCGACTTCAATAAGGCAAAAGAAAAGCTGGGCGATGACGCGTTCAACCATCCTTCCTCGCTTGCCGAAGCCGCCAAAAACAGCGGTTTGAAAGTCGAAACCCAAGAAACTTGGCTGAGTAGGCAGGACGCGCAAATGTCCGGCATGCCCGAAAACCTAATCAATGCCGTATTCAGCGACGACGTATTGAAGAAAAAACACAATTCCGAAGTGCTGACCATCAACAGCGAAACCGCGTGGGTCGTCCGCGCCAAAGAAGTCCGCGAAGAGAAAACCCTGCCGTTTGCCGAAGCCAAAGACGCGGTACGTCAGGCTTATATCCGTACCGAAGCCGCCAAACTTGCCGAAAACAAGGCAAAAGACGTGCTTACCCAACTGAACGGCGGCAAGGCTGTTGACGTGAAATGGTCGGAAGTGTCCGTTTTGGGCGCACAGCAGGCAAGGCAGTCCATGCCGCCCGAGGCTTATGCGGAACTGCTGAAAGCAAAACCGGCAAACGGCAAACCCGCCTACGTCAGGCTGATCGGTCTGCCGGCACCCGTGATTGTCGAAGTACAGGCTGTAACCCCGCCGGATGATATCGCCGCACAGCTTCCGCTTGCAAAACAGGCTTTGGCGCAACAGCAGTCTGCCAATACTTTCGACTTGTTGATACGTTATTTCAACGGCAAAATCAAACAGACCAAAGGAGCGCAATCGGTCGACAACGGCGACGGTCAGTAATTGACACTTTTGTTGACAAAATAACGGTCGGAATATTCCGGCCGTTTTCCCATACGGCGGAATATGATGAGCCACAAAAAACAAGATGCCTTCCAAGGATTGATCGACGCGCTGAAGGTTTTACCCAACGTTGGGCCGAAATCGGCACAGCGGATAGCGTATCATTTGCTCCAACACAAGCGCAAAGAGGCTGAAAAACTGGTGGATGCCTTGCAGACGGCATTGAAGCAGGTTTACCATTGCGCGATGTGCAACACGTTTTGCGAAGGCGGATTGTGCGATATTTGTGCCGATGAAACACGCGACGGGCGGCGGCTGATGGTGGTGCATATGCCTGCCGACGTGTCGAATATGGAAGCGGCAAACTGCCACGACGGGCTGTATTTCGTCCTGATGGGGCAAATCAATACGGCATTGGGAATGGACGTATCCGCCATCGCATTGGACAGGCTGGCGCAACGGCTGGGCGGCGGGGAAGTCGAAGAAATCATTATTGCAACCGCTTTTACCGCAGAAGGCAATGCGACGGCGTATGTCCTGTCCGAGTTTTTTAAAAACCTGCCTTACAAAGTCAGCAGGCTGTCGCAGGGCATCCCCTTGGGCGGCGAATTGGAATATGTCGATGCGGGAACGCTGGCGCAGGCGGTGTACGAACGCCGCCTGATTAAAGAAGGCGGGGCATAACGCCGCCAATGCAAAATGCCGTCTGAAGCCTTCAGACGGCATTTTTCCGGGCGGTTTACTTGCAGTTTAGCCCTTGAATCTGCAATGCGCCTCCGTTGCCGACTTTGAACACGCACTGCGTCGCGCTGCTGCCGGACACGGTAATGCTGCCGCTGCCGCCGTTCAGGCTGATAGGTTCCTTAACACCCATACCGACTGCCGTTGCCGCCAGCTTTTGCGCGTCGGCTTCGGAATAAGGCGTGTTGTTGGCATCGATTTTGATTTCTTTGGCGTAGGCAGCCGCAGCGGCGGATAAGGCGATGGCGCACAAAGCAAAAGCAGTTCGGATATTCATTGTTTTCCTCAAGAAACGGTTTTTCTGAAGGAAAGGATAGGGCAGTTTGACGCGTTGTGCAAGTTTTCCGCCCGCTCTGCCGCCCCGTCCCCCGCACTCGGGCGTTCGGACGCTGCCTGGGTTTTACGGTACAATAAACTTTTGCCGCCGCCCCAAACCGCCGTCCGGGGCGGCACGTTTGCAGACATTTTTAAGGTAGCGTTATGTTTTCTCTAGAGGCTTGGATAGGCTTGAGGTATCTCAGGGCGAAAAAGCGCAACGGCTTTATGTCGTTTATCACGATGGTTTCGATTGCCGGAATCGCCTTGGGCGTAACCGCGCTGATTGTCGTCTTGTCGGTTATGAACGGCTTTCAGAAAGAAATACGCGGGCAGCTCCTGAATGTCGCGCCGCACGCCGAAATCGGCTATATCGACAATACGGATACGGATTGGCGCAACCTGCTTCGGTTTACCGAAAACCGCAAAGGTATTTTGGCTGCCGCGCCCTATGTTTCCAATCAGGCATTGCTGGCCAATGCGGGCGAAATCAGGGGCGTGCAGATGCGCGGCATTTTGCCGTCTGAAGAG from Neisseria meningitidis harbors:
- a CDS encoding SurA N-terminal domain-containing protein; amino-acid sequence: MFHSIEKYRTPAQVLLGLIALTFVGFGVSTVSHPGADYIVQVGDEKISDHSINNAIQNEQADGGGPSRDAVFQSLLQRAYLKQGAKLMGISVSSEQIKQIIVDDPNFHDANGKFDHALLNRYLSQRHMSEDQFVEEIRDQFALQNLVNLVQNGVLVGDAQAEQLIRLTQVNRTIRSHTFNPDEFIAQVKVSEADLQKFYNANKKDYLLPQAVKLEYVALNLKDFADKQTVSETEVKNAFEERVARLPTNEAKPSFEQEKAAVENELKMKKAVADFNKAKEKLGDDAFNHPSSLAEAAKNSGLKVETQETWLSRQDAQMSGMPENLINAVFSDDVLKKKHNSEVLTINSETAWVVRAKEVREEKTLPFAEAKDAVRQAYIRTEAAKLAENKAKDVLTQLNGGKAVDVKWSEVSVLGAQQARQSMPPEAYAELLKAKPANGKPAYVRLIGLPAPVIVEVQAVTPPDDIAAQLPLAKQALAQQQSANTFDLLIRYFNGKIKQTKGAQSVDNGDGQ
- the recR gene encoding recombination mediator RecR is translated as MSHKKQDAFQGLIDALKVLPNVGPKSAQRIAYHLLQHKRKEAEKLVDALQTALKQVYHCAMCNTFCEGGLCDICADETRDGRRLMVVHMPADVSNMEAANCHDGLYFVLMGQINTALGMDVSAIALDRLAQRLGGGEVEEIIIATAFTAEGNATAYVLSEFFKNLPYKVSRLSQGIPLGGELEYVDAGTLAQAVYERRLIKEGGA
- a CDS encoding arsenate reductase is translated as MIILHGIPNCDTVKKAKNRLAGYGLEFEFRDFKKQRPSEAEICSWLEQVPLATLLNKRGTSWRKLDAETQQKVLSSTAEAVKLMSEMPSLIKRPVLECGGKVYASFSEETYDGIFNRQAPCRQG